In Desulfovibrio sp. JC010, one genomic interval encodes:
- a CDS encoding type II toxin-antitoxin system Phd/YefM family antitoxin → MPEAITYTEARKKLASTMDAVCDSHEPVIITRRKAEAVVMMSLADYNSIAETAYLLKSPENARRLRESIRQAESGKTKPHPLLED, encoded by the coding sequence ATGCCCGAAGCAATCACCTACACAGAAGCACGAAAAAAACTCGCATCCACCATGGACGCAGTGTGCGATTCCCACGAACCGGTTATCATCACCCGCCGCAAAGCTGAAGCCGTGGTCATGATGTCTCTGGCGGACTACAACAGCATTGCCGAAACCGCCTACCTGCTCAAAAGTCCCGAGAATGCCCGAAGACTAAGAGAAAGCATCCGGCAAGCAGAATCCGGCAAAACTAAACCACACCCACTGCTGGAAGACTGA
- a CDS encoding Txe/YoeB family addiction module toxin gives MPQISWTELAWDDYLYWQKNDKKALKRINALIKNSLRSPFEGMGKPEALRFDLTGYWSRRINREHRLVYKYDDKSDALIIIQCRHHY, from the coding sequence ATGCCGCAAATTTCATGGACAGAACTGGCATGGGACGACTATCTCTACTGGCAAAAAAACGACAAAAAAGCCCTTAAACGTATAAACGCACTGATCAAAAATTCTCTACGCTCACCATTTGAAGGCATGGGCAAACCTGAAGCTTTACGATTTGATCTTACTGGCTATTGGTCACGGCGAATTAACCGCGAACATAGGCTGGTATATAAATATGACGACAAAAGCGACGCCTTGATCATCATTCAATGCCGCCATCATTATTAA